One part of the Vibrio palustris genome encodes these proteins:
- a CDS encoding leucyl aminopeptidase, translated as MKVLFSPLALPQQGTIVFLVTQDTPLPTLAQKLDDQTQGALTRSMGVEQFTGKKNTLVNLVAPTHTELDRVILLGVESSSELDIQQSADTLIKHVETFNLTDIHVISETDTQAAHFAYGVQLSHYRFDKYRTRTELQAKCVLENLTVGCDDPKAAQELYQPLEAVAEGVKVTRDLIWEPANVVYPESFAQFCVCLKEHDLEVEVVNSKQMSELGMTSLLGVGQGSQHESLMVILKYTGAKESDEPIAFLGKGVTFDSGGLSLKPNTSMNTMKEDMGGAATVTGLMVALAKRQAKVNAIGVLGLVENMPSDKAQRPSDVVTSMSGQTIEVMNTDAEGRLVLCDLMTYTQRTFKPKAMFDLATLTGAVLVALGEEIAGIFSNNDELAEKITAAGEAEQEPVWRLPLGGQFDRLLKSEIADMRNDGNKPRIGGSSVAGQFLARFIENDTPWVHIDIAGTAWTGEGLPNKPKGATGYGVRLLDRMVKDQFETK; from the coding sequence ATGAAAGTACTTTTTTCTCCACTTGCTTTACCGCAGCAGGGAACCATTGTCTTCTTAGTCACTCAAGATACTCCCCTACCCACTCTCGCTCAAAAATTGGACGACCAAACTCAAGGGGCACTCACCCGCTCAATGGGCGTTGAACAGTTTACTGGCAAAAAAAATACGTTAGTCAATCTCGTTGCGCCAACGCATACTGAATTAGATCGCGTTATTTTACTTGGTGTTGAAAGCTCATCAGAACTCGATATTCAGCAATCTGCAGACACGCTTATCAAGCATGTCGAGACATTTAATCTCACCGATATTCATGTCATTAGTGAAACAGATACACAAGCAGCTCACTTTGCTTACGGTGTACAACTAAGTCATTACCGCTTTGATAAGTACCGTACTCGTACTGAGCTACAAGCAAAATGTGTACTGGAAAATCTGACTGTGGGTTGCGATGATCCAAAAGCAGCACAAGAGCTATATCAACCGCTAGAAGCCGTTGCTGAAGGTGTAAAAGTAACGCGAGATCTTATTTGGGAACCCGCTAACGTCGTTTATCCTGAGTCTTTCGCACAATTTTGTGTTTGTTTGAAAGAGCACGATCTCGAAGTGGAAGTCGTGAACAGTAAACAAATGAGTGAGCTGGGCATGACTTCTTTGCTTGGTGTTGGTCAAGGTTCTCAACATGAAAGCTTAATGGTAATACTTAAATATACCGGAGCAAAAGAGAGTGACGAACCGATTGCCTTCTTGGGTAAAGGTGTGACTTTTGACAGCGGTGGCTTATCTCTAAAACCAAACACATCAATGAACACCATGAAAGAAGACATGGGCGGCGCAGCAACCGTCACTGGCCTGATGGTTGCCCTGGCTAAACGCCAAGCTAAGGTCAACGCTATTGGTGTGCTTGGCCTAGTTGAAAATATGCCAAGCGATAAAGCACAACGCCCAAGCGATGTTGTGACTTCAATGTCAGGACAAACCATCGAAGTGATGAATACTGATGCCGAAGGCCGCTTAGTGCTGTGTGATTTAATGACATACACTCAGCGCACGTTTAAGCCAAAAGCAATGTTTGACCTCGCCACTTTAACAGGTGCTGTTCTCGTCGCTCTAGGCGAAGAAATCGCTGGTATTTTCTCTAATAACGATGAGTTAGCCGAAAAAATCACAGCGGCAGGTGAAGCAGAACAAGAGCCGGTATGGCGCTTGCCATTAGGCGGACAATTTGATCGCCTACTAAAAAGCGAAATCGCGGATATGCGCAACGATGGTAATAAACCACGTATTGGCGGTTCTAGCGTGGCAGGCCAGTTCTTAGCGCGCTTTATTGAAAATGACACGCCGTGGGTGCACATTGATATTGCAGGCACAGCATGGACAGGTGAAGGCCTACCTAATAAGCCAAAAGGCGCAACTGGGTACGGGGTACGTTTACTTGATCGCATGGTAAAAGATCAATTCGAAACCAAGTAA
- a CDS encoding HAMP domain-containing methyl-accepting chemotaxis protein: MKFKNLSVVKKIWLSYLAVLVTLGIVACVLAGNWSDLNKSIDTLTEKSLPSVTLLKGMQVDITIVRKDEFSLLPNANNPKLGQWLDDLDKVRAGIQQEIAHYERLDLTDNERQVFSEFKDQWSKYVNETSEYRSLLSQGNSQQANELVLSSYTTYTSAYDKLKQTLELNEKMSSSIKNTVVAESQATVIAAVIGIGVILAIIATSAVILSRAICNPIKKALDFATRIANGQLNNRFNEADLTEDELGQLLKDLEKMQSNLHGLVSEVNDSTIQLTAAVEEVSAIASQTASGMQNQHTELTSVASAMTQMQAAVAEVAQNTEVGATTAQQATDMAEQGSQTLDKTVGVVEKMHTAVQNSDELSKELLKSSNDINVVVDVIQGIAEQTNLLALNAAIEAARAGEQGRGFAVVADEVRSLAKRTTDSTAQIMGIITTLQEGTQKMGDSSAECQNGIQQCIEQVGEAKERITEIEVAVDSMSQMSSQIATACSEQNSVSEELNRSIEFINSAASEMNEGTSQTAESCQEISRLAHHLKMRMDSFKL, from the coding sequence ATGAAATTTAAAAATCTTAGTGTAGTCAAAAAAATATGGCTAAGTTATTTAGCAGTGCTCGTTACTTTAGGCATCGTTGCGTGCGTTTTAGCGGGCAACTGGAGCGACTTAAACAAAAGTATTGATACACTGACGGAAAAAAGCCTCCCTTCAGTTACCTTGCTTAAAGGTATGCAAGTGGATATTACAATTGTGCGTAAAGATGAATTTTCATTATTACCCAATGCCAATAATCCTAAGTTAGGCCAATGGCTAGACGATTTAGATAAAGTTCGCGCTGGTATACAGCAAGAAATTGCGCATTATGAACGTTTAGACTTAACTGATAATGAAAGACAAGTATTCTCAGAATTTAAAGATCAGTGGTCTAAATACGTCAATGAAACCAGTGAGTATCGTTCATTATTGAGCCAAGGCAACTCACAGCAAGCCAATGAATTAGTGTTGAGTAGCTATACTACTTACACCTCTGCGTATGACAAACTGAAGCAAACTCTAGAGCTGAATGAGAAAATGTCGAGCAGTATTAAAAATACGGTTGTTGCCGAATCACAAGCAACCGTAATTGCTGCTGTGATTGGTATTGGGGTTATTCTTGCTATCATCGCCACTTCCGCCGTTATTCTTTCCCGGGCGATCTGTAACCCAATTAAGAAAGCATTAGATTTCGCTACTCGCATCGCTAATGGGCAGTTAAATAACCGGTTCAATGAAGCAGATCTCACCGAAGATGAGTTGGGACAATTACTGAAAGACTTAGAGAAAATGCAAAGTAATTTGCACGGTTTGGTGTCTGAAGTGAATGATTCGACCATCCAGTTGACGGCAGCCGTCGAGGAAGTTAGCGCGATTGCTTCGCAAACCGCTTCAGGTATGCAAAATCAACATACAGAACTGACATCAGTCGCGTCGGCAATGACGCAAATGCAAGCCGCTGTGGCGGAAGTCGCTCAAAATACTGAGGTGGGAGCAACGACTGCACAACAAGCAACAGACATGGCTGAGCAAGGCTCGCAAACTTTAGATAAAACGGTTGGCGTAGTAGAGAAAATGCATACTGCGGTACAAAATTCCGATGAGTTATCAAAAGAATTACTGAAAAGCTCGAATGATATTAACGTTGTTGTGGATGTGATTCAGGGGATTGCCGAGCAAACCAATTTACTTGCACTTAATGCGGCGATTGAAGCGGCGCGTGCTGGTGAGCAAGGCCGTGGCTTTGCCGTTGTAGCCGATGAAGTGCGTTCGTTGGCTAAACGGACTACAGACTCAACCGCGCAAATCATGGGGATCATTACAACCTTGCAAGAAGGTACCCAAAAAATGGGTGACTCAAGTGCTGAGTGTCAAAATGGCATTCAACAATGTATTGAGCAGGTGGGTGAAGCGAAAGAGCGCATTACAGAAATTGAAGTAGCCGTAGACAGTATGTCACAGATGAGTTCGCAGATTGCGACAGCATGTAGTGAGCAGAATTCGGTTTCTGAAGAATTAAACCGCAGTATTGAGTTTATTAATAGTGCGGCATCGGAAATGAATGAGGGTACCTCGCAAACCGCCGAATCGTGCCAAGAAATTAGTCGTTTAGCTCACCACTTAAAAATGCGTATGGATTCATTTAAATTGTAA
- the phnC gene encoding phosphonate ABC transporter ATP-binding protein has product MVHTPNSGNEKLLSVVNLRKAYRGKKEVIKGVDFDLYAGEMVAIVGQSGAGKSTLLHMLNGTVDSTSGHIIGFPQSDDPQYVEKLSGKGMREWRTQCGMIFQDFCLVPRLDVVTNVLLGRLSQTSNIRSLLKLFPQADIDQAIQLLEWIGLIEHAMQRAENLSGGQSQRVAIARALMQNPRVLLADEPVASLDPKNTHRVMEALQEISQQGIAVMVNLHSIELVKQYATRVIGVAEGNIVYDGSPEGLTADIQQLIYTQQAVA; this is encoded by the coding sequence ATGGTACACACGCCCAATTCTGGCAATGAAAAATTATTGTCGGTTGTTAATTTACGTAAAGCTTATCGTGGAAAGAAAGAAGTGATAAAAGGGGTTGATTTCGATCTTTACGCGGGTGAAATGGTCGCGATTGTTGGTCAATCAGGGGCAGGGAAGTCGACGTTATTGCATATGCTTAATGGCACAGTCGACAGCACGTCTGGCCACATAATTGGTTTTCCGCAAAGCGATGACCCGCAATATGTCGAAAAGCTCAGTGGTAAAGGCATGCGTGAGTGGCGAACGCAATGTGGCATGATCTTCCAAGATTTCTGTTTAGTACCTCGTTTAGATGTTGTGACCAACGTATTACTTGGACGCCTAAGTCAAACCAGTAATATTCGCTCGCTACTCAAACTGTTTCCTCAAGCCGATATTGATCAAGCCATTCAGCTATTGGAATGGATTGGCTTAATTGAACACGCCATGCAACGGGCGGAAAACCTTTCTGGTGGTCAGAGTCAACGTGTGGCAATTGCACGTGCGCTCATGCAAAACCCACGTGTATTACTCGCCGATGAACCGGTGGCATCCTTGGATCCTAAAAACACACATCGTGTGATGGAAGCGCTCCAAGAAATTAGCCAGCAGGGCATTGCTGTTATGGTCAACCTTCACTCGATTGAATTGGTTAAGCAGTATGCGACACGTGTCATTGGTGTGGCCGAGGGCAATATAGTTTATGACGGTTCGCCGGAAGGGCTAACGGCGGATATCCAGCAATTAATTTATACCCAACAAGCTGTCGCGTAG
- the phnD gene encoding phosphonate ABC transporter substrate-binding protein: protein MKQVLSTLALGVMMTFSAASQAQTPKTLNLGILGGQNATQQIGDNQCVKDYFDKTLHVDTKLRNSSDYSGVIQGLVGEKIDMVLSMSPSSYASVYLRNKDAVDVVGILTDDKDQSKGYHSVVVVRSDSPYHSLDDLKGHSFGFADPDSTSGFLIPNHEFAEKFGGSKDDNYDHFFSSTTFSGGHEQDILGVLNKQFAGAVTWTSMVGDYNEGYTAGAFGRLMRMDHPDLMKNLRIVWHSDLIPNGPILVRNNLPSDFKDKLVTAIKDLDKNHHDCWVKAVGGEQHISPASVKDYANVIALKRELMNGDR from the coding sequence ATGAAGCAAGTACTTTCTACTCTTGCTCTGGGCGTTATGATGACGTTTAGTGCAGCCAGCCAAGCACAAACACCAAAGACATTAAATCTAGGGATTCTTGGCGGTCAGAATGCGACTCAGCAAATTGGTGATAACCAGTGTGTGAAAGACTATTTTGATAAAACACTGCATGTTGATACGAAACTACGTAATTCTTCGGATTACTCGGGCGTTATTCAAGGTTTAGTGGGCGAAAAAATCGACATGGTTCTGAGTATGTCACCTTCGTCTTACGCTTCTGTTTATCTACGTAATAAAGATGCGGTCGATGTAGTGGGTATTTTGACTGATGATAAGGATCAATCAAAAGGTTATCACTCAGTTGTCGTCGTACGCTCTGACAGTCCTTACCACTCTTTAGATGATCTTAAAGGCCATTCATTTGGTTTTGCAGATCCTGATTCTACTTCTGGCTTTTTGATTCCTAATCATGAGTTTGCAGAAAAATTTGGTGGCTCAAAAGATGATAATTATGATCATTTCTTCTCTTCTACTACTTTCTCTGGTGGTCATGAGCAAGACATTTTAGGTGTACTTAATAAACAGTTTGCTGGTGCGGTAACCTGGACGTCAATGGTTGGTGATTACAATGAAGGCTATACCGCAGGTGCCTTTGGCCGCCTAATGCGTATGGATCACCCTGATCTGATGAAGAACTTACGAATTGTCTGGCATTCAGATTTGATCCCGAATGGTCCGATTTTGGTACGCAATAATTTACCGTCTGATTTTAAAGATAAATTGGTAACAGCGATTAAAGATCTTGATAAAAATCATCACGATTGCTGGGTTAAAGCCGTGGGCGGTGAGCAACATATCTCACCTGCAAGCGTTAAAGATTACGCGAATGTTATTGCACTAAAACGTGAGCTAATGAACGGCGATCGTTAA
- the phnE gene encoding phosphonate ABC transporter, permease protein PhnE, with protein sequence MSQSFATYYKQVKQRQTREGLLWSIGILVVYLYSGQVSEFSWSVMWQGFPHFLDYIDEIMPVLHWSQLFADGHTKGSLAYWGYRLHIQIPLLGQTIAVAIAATLFSSLLAAIASFPSANNTQTIGLIRYVLRGVAAFCRTMPELAWAVMFVMAFGIGPIPGFFALSLHSFGTQTKLFYESVEVASDKPVRGLRAVGATKLERMRYGIWPQVAPTFLSYTFLRLEINFRQSTILGLVGAGGIGQELMTSIKLDHFDQVSMVLLQIILVVSVLDYLSAQLRRYFLEGKINA encoded by the coding sequence ATGTCTCAATCATTTGCGACGTATTATAAGCAAGTTAAACAGCGCCAAACACGTGAGGGGCTACTTTGGTCTATCGGCATTCTTGTTGTGTATCTTTATTCAGGACAAGTATCTGAATTTAGTTGGTCTGTGATGTGGCAAGGCTTCCCACATTTTCTCGATTATATTGATGAAATCATGCCGGTGTTGCATTGGTCGCAACTCTTTGCCGATGGGCATACTAAAGGCTCACTCGCATATTGGGGATACCGGCTACATATTCAAATCCCATTGCTGGGACAAACGATCGCGGTGGCGATTGCCGCGACACTGTTTTCGAGCTTATTGGCCGCGATAGCATCATTTCCATCGGCGAATAATACGCAAACCATAGGGTTGATTCGCTATGTACTAAGAGGGGTGGCTGCTTTTTGTCGTACGATGCCTGAATTAGCTTGGGCGGTAATGTTTGTTATGGCATTTGGTATTGGCCCAATACCGGGTTTCTTTGCGCTGTCATTACACAGCTTTGGAACTCAAACCAAACTATTTTATGAAAGTGTTGAAGTCGCATCCGATAAGCCAGTGCGCGGGTTGCGTGCCGTAGGCGCAACGAAATTAGAACGTATGCGTTATGGCATATGGCCGCAAGTTGCTCCGACTTTTTTATCTTATACCTTTCTGCGCTTAGAGATTAATTTTAGACAATCGACCATTTTAGGATTGGTGGGTGCTGGGGGCATTGGGCAAGAATTAATGACATCGATTAAGTTGGATCATTTTGACCAAGTGAGCATGGTATTACTGCAAATCATCTTGGTGGTGTCTGTCTTAGATTACCTATCAGCGCAGTTAAGACGCTATTTCTTAGAAGGGAAAATCAATGCTTAG
- the phnE gene encoding phosphonate ABC transporter, permease protein PhnE, translating into MLSSTATASSITSMGVPAAQSTFQKERREIYAARRKHAISLVVMTVAFLAYYLLFFYYNGLSAHTFFAGVEQLGKYFLRMFQWRNVSEWPFGYYFTQIAITLGIVFAGTFTATLIALPLSFLASRKVMTTLPLKGIAILVRRLFDIARGVDMAIWGLIFIRAVGMGPLAGVLAITMQDAGLLGKLYSESHDAVDRAPSRGLSALGAKSLQKHRFGIFTQSFPQFLALTLYQIESNTRSAAVLGFVGAGGIGLVYAENMRLWNWDVVMFITLILVALVIIMDKISEMLRRKYIIGEEVPLFGQETHH; encoded by the coding sequence ATGCTTAGTTCAACGGCTACGGCCTCTTCCATTACATCGATGGGAGTTCCCGCCGCACAATCAACATTTCAAAAAGAACGTCGTGAAATCTATGCGGCAAGACGTAAACACGCAATATCTTTAGTGGTTATGACCGTGGCGTTTTTGGCTTACTATCTACTGTTCTTTTATTATAACGGTTTAAGTGCTCATACTTTTTTTGCGGGAGTTGAACAGCTAGGTAAATATTTTTTACGTATGTTTCAGTGGCGTAATGTGAGTGAGTGGCCATTTGGTTATTACTTTACGCAAATTGCCATCACGTTAGGTATTGTGTTTGCGGGCACATTTACCGCGACACTGATTGCATTACCGTTATCTTTTCTAGCATCGCGCAAGGTCATGACAACCTTACCTTTAAAAGGTATCGCGATACTTGTTAGACGGCTGTTTGATATCGCACGTGGTGTCGATATGGCAATTTGGGGATTGATCTTTATCCGTGCGGTAGGCATGGGACCTCTTGCAGGGGTGCTGGCGATTACGATGCAAGATGCAGGGTTACTCGGGAAACTATATTCAGAGAGCCACGATGCGGTTGATCGTGCGCCTAGTCGTGGTTTGAGTGCACTCGGTGCTAAAAGTTTACAGAAACATCGGTTTGGCATTTTCACTCAATCATTTCCGCAGTTTTTAGCCTTAACCTTATACCAAATTGAATCAAATACTCGCTCAGCGGCGGTACTAGGGTTTGTTGGAGCGGGAGGCATTGGTTTGGTTTATGCAGAAAATATGCGTTTATGGAACTGGGATGTCGTGATGTTTATCACCCTAATTTTGGTTGCTTTGGTGATTATTATGGACAAAATTTCTGAAATGTTACGTCGTAAATACATCATCGGTGAAGAAGTGCCGTTGTTTGGCCAAGAGACTCATCACTAA